CCGAAGGGCACCACCAGCTTGCGGCCATCCACGTCCAGCGAGAGCGAGCCGGGGCCGTCTGTGTATTCGCGCCATTCGGGGGTGATGCGCGTCAGCGCCCGGTTGCCGTAGAACACCCGGTAGCCGTCGTCCTCGTCCACCACGGCCAGGATGGGCTTGGTGGCGGTGAACGATACCTTTTCACCCTTCTTGAGCGGAATGTACCCCAGCGAGGCGCGCACGTCGTCCAGCGGCAGGTACAGCCGCTGGTCGAAGAAGGCCACGGCCACGTCGCTTTCCAGCGCGGCCAGCACGCCGCGCGGGGTCATGGCGAAGTCGCGCTTGAAGCCCACGCCCATCTGGCGCAGGAACGATTCCAGCACCCGCAGGTGGTAGTAGGCGCGCTGTTCGGTGGAAAAGTCCTTGCTGGCCTCTATGCCGAAGGCGGGCTTGCCGTGGCGGATGGCGAAGAAGGTCAGGGTCTTCTCCATCTCGTGGTCGCCTTCCGCCGTGCGGGTGTTCTTCAGGTGGTACTCGTGCATGGGGCTGAGCAGGCCGCCGTTGGCCTCGCGCACGGCCTTCTGACCCATGGCCGCAAGGTCGCCGTGGCGCGCGCCGGGCAGGGTGGCCTGGTCGATGATCACGCTTTGTCCCCAGCGCATGGGGTTGCGCATGGGGCCTTCGTTCCTGGGGCGGTAAAAGCCGCTGCCGTCGTGCAGGTTCAGGATGATGTCCACCTGCTTGTCGAGGATGATGTCCTTGATGCGGCTGACGGTGTCGTATTCCGGGTCGTCCTTGCGCAGGGCGGCGAACTTGCGGTTCATGTCGCCGTTGGGCCCGCGCGAGCGCTTGACCATGCTGGAAAAGTTGAGGTTGGGCACCACCCACACCGAGCCGCCCGTGATGGCGTAATGGGTGACCAGCATCGACGCGGCGGAAAAGCCGCCCGGTTCGTCGCCCTGTATGCCGCCCACCACCAGCACGGTGGGCCCGTTGCCGGTGCCCAGCTTGTACAGGTTGAAGTCCAGTTCGGTGTGGCGGGGCGGGGCCTTGGCCAGGTCGACGGTGGTGATGGCGGCGGGCGCGGGGCTGGCCGAGGCCACGGCCTGCGTGGTGGCGGGCCGCTTGGCCTGGGCGGGCGATGCCGCCAGCGCGGGCGCGGCGTGCAGGCAGAGCAGCGCGGCAAGGCAGTACAGCCAGGGGCGTATGGCGCGGCGGCGTGCGGAGGTGCGCGGTGCGTTGCGGTGCGTCATCATGCGGTGGCGACCTTGATGTGCCAGGGTTCGAAGCGGACCCCCAGCATGTTGTCCTGCGGATAGCGCAGGGTGATGTAACCCAGTTCCTCCAGCCGCCGGAATACCGGGGTGGCGGTGAAGGCAGAGGTGAAGTTGCGCGCGCCGTAACCGCGCTGGCCCACGTCGAAGTCGCCTATGCCGTGGAACGAATACCCCGGCGGGGCCAGCGAGCGCGAGGCCAGCGACAGGTTGCCGCCGTTGGTGGATGCCTTGGTGAGGAACAGGTGGAACTGCTTCATGATGCCGCGCACGCCGGAGGTGAGCACCACGTCCTCGCCCAGCAGGCGGCGGATGGTTTCCCACGTGGTGCGCGGTTCGCCCTGGTAGACGTAGTTGCCCATGCCCGGCACCTTGTACACCTCGCGCGAGGGGATGGTGGCGGTCAGCGAGTTCAGCGGCTTCATGCCCATGAACCCGTAGGCGGATGCGTCCGCATGGAACAGTTCGTCGATGAGGGCCAGCTCCTGCGGGCTGAAGGCCCCGACAGCCGGGTAACTGCGGGCCACCCGCACCGCGTCGTCGAAGCCGAGCAGGTAGAAGAAACCGTGCCCCACGGTGCGCTCCAGACGGCCCAACCTGTCGGTGGCGGCGTGCAGCACGGGAATGCGCTGGGGCGGCAGGGTGATGTCGCTGGGGTGGGGGCTGTCGAACCGGCGCATCTTGAACAGGTAGTCGCGCACGGCGTCGTCTATGCCTGGGGGGGCGTCCAGGTCGCCGGAATGGTCCGACTGCTGGGCGACAAGGTCGTCGTCCTGC
This DNA window, taken from Nitratidesulfovibrio sp. SRB-5, encodes the following:
- a CDS encoding M14 family metallopeptidase — protein: MMTHRNAPRTSARRRAIRPWLYCLAALLCLHAAPALAASPAQAKRPATTQAVASASPAPAAITTVDLAKAPPRHTELDFNLYKLGTGNGPTVLVVGGIQGDEPGGFSAASMLVTHYAITGGSVWVVPNLNFSSMVKRSRGPNGDMNRKFAALRKDDPEYDTVSRIKDIILDKQVDIILNLHDGSGFYRPRNEGPMRNPMRWGQSVIIDQATLPGARHGDLAAMGQKAVREANGGLLSPMHEYHLKNTRTAEGDHEMEKTLTFFAIRHGKPAFGIEASKDFSTEQRAYYHLRVLESFLRQMGVGFKRDFAMTPRGVLAALESDVAVAFFDQRLYLPLDDVRASLGYIPLKKGEKVSFTATKPILAVVDEDDGYRVFYGNRALTRITPEWREYTDGPGSLSLDVDGRKLVVPFGRMVSVRDTFTVHPVDGFRVNAIGAQVARPDARDDSECDVPIRKKDFQNRFSIDKSGNIYRVEVYRGEKFAGMILVRFESGGKPGKRDMRPSVAGRESLLGY
- a CDS encoding M15 family metallopeptidase; this encodes MNRRRFLIAACACALHLAAMGTALAGPAVRPALRRGSGPLGSATSATSGASGASGAGSSPSPMSGATAPAPSASGIKGSTPPQDDDLVAQQSDHSGDLDAPPGIDDAVRDYLFKMRRFDSPHPSDITLPPQRIPVLHAATDRLGRLERTVGHGFFYLLGFDDAVRVARSYPAVGAFSPQELALIDELFHADASAYGFMGMKPLNSLTATIPSREVYKVPGMGNYVYQGEPRTTWETIRRLLGEDVVLTSGVRGIMKQFHLFLTKASTNGGNLSLASRSLAPPGYSFHGIGDFDVGQRGYGARNFTSAFTATPVFRRLEELGYITLRYPQDNMLGVRFEPWHIKVATA